A stretch of Cucumis sativus cultivar 9930 chromosome 2, Cucumber_9930_V3, whole genome shotgun sequence DNA encodes these proteins:
- the LOC101213816 gene encoding lipid phosphate phosphatase 2 isoform X2 — protein MPWRNVVGSLCCFKVFGGGNAFQNSRMREVQLGSHTLRSHGVAVARIHMHDWFIFLLLVLIVAILNLTHPFYRYVGKDMMNDLKYPFKDNTVPIWAVPLYAMLLPIAVFLFVYWRRRDVYDLHHAILGLFYSVLITAVITDSIKNAVGRPRPNFFWRCFPDGKDVYDKLGNVICHGDADVIKEGHKSFPSGHTSWSFAGLGFLSLYLSGKIKVFDQRGHIAKLCIVFLPLLFAALVGVSRVDDYWHHWQDVFAGGLIGLVISTFCYLQFFPPPYHSEGWGPYAYFRVLETLANPPPPPNAIIVAQNEHNVGRQAENEVDDRSNDRFIGLSIDSNSRSTTQETETERK, from the exons ATGCCTTGGAGGAATGTTGTTGGATCTCTTTGttgttttaaagtttttggTGGTGGCAACGCCTTTCAG AACAGCAGAATGAGGGAAGTGCAGCTTGGTTCACACACTTTAAGGTCCCATGGAGTTGCTGTTGCGAGGATACACATGCACGATTGGtttatatttcttcttcttgtgcTGATTGTGGCCATCCTAAATTTGACCCATCCATTTTATCGCTATGTCGGAAAGGACATGATGAATGATCTCAAATATCCCTTCAAAGATAATACTGTTCCTATCTGGGCCGTACCC CTGTATGCAATGCTGTTGCCAATAGCAGTTTTTCTATTCGTGTATTGGCGTAGAAGGGATGTTTACGATCTTCATCATGCCATACTAG GTCTGTTTTACTCTGTCTTAATAACAGCAGTCATTACTGATTCGATAAAAAATGCAGTGGGGCGGCCTCGACCGAATTTCTTTTGGCGTTGTTTTCCTGATGGGAAAGAT GTGTATGATAAATTAGGTAATGTTATATGCCATGGCGATGCGGATGTTATCAAGGAAGGGCATAAGAGCTTTCCGAGTGGGCATACTTCAT GGTCTTTCGCTGGTCTTGGCTTCCTGTCGTTGTACTTAtcaggaaaaataaaagttttcgATCAGCGAGGTCACATTGCAAAACTCtgcattgtttttcttccCCTGCTTTTTGCAGCTCTTGTAGGCGTTTCTCGAGTGGATGATTACTGGCACCATTGGCAGGATGTGTTCGCTGGAGGTCTGATCG GGCTTGTAATATCTACCTTCTGCTACTTGCAATTCTTTCCACCTCCATACCACTCTGAAG GTTGGGGACCATATGCATATTTTAGAGTGTTGGAGACACTTGCCAATCCTCCACCGCCGCCGAATGCCATAATTGTTGCGCAGAATGAACACAACGTCGGAAGGCAGGCTGAGAACGAGGTCGATGACCGAAGCAACGATAGATTTATAGGATTGTCAATTGATTCCAATTCTCGATCAACAACGCAGGAAACTGAAACTGAGAGGAAATAA
- the LOC101213816 gene encoding lipid phosphate phosphatase 2 isoform X1 — protein sequence MPWRNVVGSLCCFKVFGGGNAFQVVSQTRPQLSSITLDCFPSINFPLIDRQNQENQKNSRMREVQLGSHTLRSHGVAVARIHMHDWFIFLLLVLIVAILNLTHPFYRYVGKDMMNDLKYPFKDNTVPIWAVPLYAMLLPIAVFLFVYWRRRDVYDLHHAILGLFYSVLITAVITDSIKNAVGRPRPNFFWRCFPDGKDVYDKLGNVICHGDADVIKEGHKSFPSGHTSWSFAGLGFLSLYLSGKIKVFDQRGHIAKLCIVFLPLLFAALVGVSRVDDYWHHWQDVFAGGLIGLVISTFCYLQFFPPPYHSEGWGPYAYFRVLETLANPPPPPNAIIVAQNEHNVGRQAENEVDDRSNDRFIGLSIDSNSRSTTQETETERK from the exons ATGCCTTGGAGGAATGTTGTTGGATCTCTTTGttgttttaaagtttttggTGGTGGCAACGCCTTTCAG GTTGTATCACAAACGAGACCACAGCTTTCCTCCATAACTCTTGATTGCTTTCCATCCATTAATTTCCCATTGATAGATCGCCAGAATCAAGAGAATCAAAAG AACAGCAGAATGAGGGAAGTGCAGCTTGGTTCACACACTTTAAGGTCCCATGGAGTTGCTGTTGCGAGGATACACATGCACGATTGGtttatatttcttcttcttgtgcTGATTGTGGCCATCCTAAATTTGACCCATCCATTTTATCGCTATGTCGGAAAGGACATGATGAATGATCTCAAATATCCCTTCAAAGATAATACTGTTCCTATCTGGGCCGTACCC CTGTATGCAATGCTGTTGCCAATAGCAGTTTTTCTATTCGTGTATTGGCGTAGAAGGGATGTTTACGATCTTCATCATGCCATACTAG GTCTGTTTTACTCTGTCTTAATAACAGCAGTCATTACTGATTCGATAAAAAATGCAGTGGGGCGGCCTCGACCGAATTTCTTTTGGCGTTGTTTTCCTGATGGGAAAGAT GTGTATGATAAATTAGGTAATGTTATATGCCATGGCGATGCGGATGTTATCAAGGAAGGGCATAAGAGCTTTCCGAGTGGGCATACTTCAT GGTCTTTCGCTGGTCTTGGCTTCCTGTCGTTGTACTTAtcaggaaaaataaaagttttcgATCAGCGAGGTCACATTGCAAAACTCtgcattgtttttcttccCCTGCTTTTTGCAGCTCTTGTAGGCGTTTCTCGAGTGGATGATTACTGGCACCATTGGCAGGATGTGTTCGCTGGAGGTCTGATCG GGCTTGTAATATCTACCTTCTGCTACTTGCAATTCTTTCCACCTCCATACCACTCTGAAG GTTGGGGACCATATGCATATTTTAGAGTGTTGGAGACACTTGCCAATCCTCCACCGCCGCCGAATGCCATAATTGTTGCGCAGAATGAACACAACGTCGGAAGGCAGGCTGAGAACGAGGTCGATGACCGAAGCAACGATAGATTTATAGGATTGTCAATTGATTCCAATTCTCGATCAACAACGCAGGAAACTGAAACTGAGAGGAAATAA
- the LOC101213816 gene encoding putative lipid phosphate phosphatase 3, chloroplastic isoform X3 — MREVQLGSHTLRSHGVAVARIHMHDWFIFLLLVLIVAILNLTHPFYRYVGKDMMNDLKYPFKDNTVPIWAVPLYAMLLPIAVFLFVYWRRRDVYDLHHAILGLFYSVLITAVITDSIKNAVGRPRPNFFWRCFPDGKDVYDKLGNVICHGDADVIKEGHKSFPSGHTSWSFAGLGFLSLYLSGKIKVFDQRGHIAKLCIVFLPLLFAALVGVSRVDDYWHHWQDVFAGGLIGLVISTFCYLQFFPPPYHSEGWGPYAYFRVLETLANPPPPPNAIIVAQNEHNVGRQAENEVDDRSNDRFIGLSIDSNSRSTTQETETERK, encoded by the exons ATGAGGGAAGTGCAGCTTGGTTCACACACTTTAAGGTCCCATGGAGTTGCTGTTGCGAGGATACACATGCACGATTGGtttatatttcttcttcttgtgcTGATTGTGGCCATCCTAAATTTGACCCATCCATTTTATCGCTATGTCGGAAAGGACATGATGAATGATCTCAAATATCCCTTCAAAGATAATACTGTTCCTATCTGGGCCGTACCC CTGTATGCAATGCTGTTGCCAATAGCAGTTTTTCTATTCGTGTATTGGCGTAGAAGGGATGTTTACGATCTTCATCATGCCATACTAG GTCTGTTTTACTCTGTCTTAATAACAGCAGTCATTACTGATTCGATAAAAAATGCAGTGGGGCGGCCTCGACCGAATTTCTTTTGGCGTTGTTTTCCTGATGGGAAAGAT GTGTATGATAAATTAGGTAATGTTATATGCCATGGCGATGCGGATGTTATCAAGGAAGGGCATAAGAGCTTTCCGAGTGGGCATACTTCAT GGTCTTTCGCTGGTCTTGGCTTCCTGTCGTTGTACTTAtcaggaaaaataaaagttttcgATCAGCGAGGTCACATTGCAAAACTCtgcattgtttttcttccCCTGCTTTTTGCAGCTCTTGTAGGCGTTTCTCGAGTGGATGATTACTGGCACCATTGGCAGGATGTGTTCGCTGGAGGTCTGATCG GGCTTGTAATATCTACCTTCTGCTACTTGCAATTCTTTCCACCTCCATACCACTCTGAAG GTTGGGGACCATATGCATATTTTAGAGTGTTGGAGACACTTGCCAATCCTCCACCGCCGCCGAATGCCATAATTGTTGCGCAGAATGAACACAACGTCGGAAGGCAGGCTGAGAACGAGGTCGATGACCGAAGCAACGATAGATTTATAGGATTGTCAATTGATTCCAATTCTCGATCAACAACGCAGGAAACTGAAACTGAGAGGAAATAA
- the LOC101214547 gene encoding zinc finger CCCH domain-containing protein 14 has product MEEEMCPPLLPSTLSTTTELSAVEYEDFGHHFASMYHSIFPPLLSSSSLPNSLSFTPSPSSADDDHNNHCTTPAATSTTDDLLFQARLILENRHLHHRHDLCLRRLRQVAEDADYLRQENAQLRLANAELVKVISSKTAVDDLVSIPNSHLRTLIGGGQSGDEIGYDMISPTSVIGKYNDQFDGRNNLRRNSLPRSISVRSAAAASSVQLNIKSRGASTPVSDGGSRKREEEATEFEVYNQGTTKTELCNKWQEIGDCPYGNHCRFAHGLEELRPVMRHPRYKTQMCRMVLAGEKCPYGHRCHFRHSLSEQ; this is encoded by the exons ATGGAAGAAGAGATGTGTCCGCCATTGTTGCCGTCgactctttctacaacaacTGAATTGTCAGCGGTGGAATATGAGGATTTCGGTCACCATTTCGCTTCAATGTATCATTCAATTTTCCCTCCATTGTTATCATCTTCCTCTCTTCCAAATTCTCTTTCGTTTACACCATCGCCCTCCTCCGCCGACGACGACCACAACAACCACTGCACCACCCCCGCCGCCACTTCCACCACTGACGACCTTCTTTTTCAGGCACGTCTTATTCTCGAAAACCGTCACCTCCATCACCGTCACGATCTCTGCCTCCGCCGCCTCCGTCAAGTCGCTGAAGACGCTGATTATCTACGGCAGGAGAATGCCCAGCTCCGATTGGCGAATGCCGAGCTAGTGAAGGTTATTTCGTCCAAGACAGCCGTTGACGATCTCGTTTCAATTCCGAATTCTCATCTCCGGACTCTGATTGGAGGCGGCCAAAGTGGGGATGAAATTGGTTATGATATGATTAGTCCGACGAGTGTGATTGGAAAATATAATGATCAGTTCGATGGGAGAAATAATCTCCGCCGGAACTCTCTTCCAAGGAGCATTTCCGTCCGCTCTGCCGCCGCAGCCTCCTCCGTTCAACTCAACATCAAATCG CGTGGGGCGTCTACTCCGGTGAGCGATGGTGGgagtagaaagagagaagaggagGCAACGGAATTTGAGGTGTACAATCAAGGTACGACCAAAACAGAGCTCTGCAATAAATGGCAAGAGATCGGCGACTGCCCTTATGGGAACCATTGTCGATTTGCTCATGGACTGGAAGAGCTCCGACCTGTCATGAGACACCCACGTTACAAGACACAAATGTGTAGGATGGTACTCGCTGGTGAAAAGTGTCCTTATGGTCATCGGTGCCATTTTCGCCATTCTCTTAGTGAACAATAA
- the LOC101213578 gene encoding probable histone chaperone ASF1A → MSAVNITNVAVLDNPSPFSTPLQFEISYECLSALKYDLEWKLIYVGSAEVETYDQLLECVLVGPVNVGNYRFVLQADPPDPSKIPEEDIIGVTVLLLTCSYMGQEFIRVGYYVNNDYDDEQLREEPPAKVLIDRVQRNILSDKPRVTKFPINFYPETNDSGEEPPSNDPVSAETDGDEQLPASPEHPSNDQNP, encoded by the exons ATGAGCGCGGTTAATATCACCAACGTTGCAGTTCTTGACAACCCATCTCCCTTCTCTACTCCCCTTCAGTTTGAGATCTCCTACGAGTGTTTGTCTGCTCTCAAATACG ATTTGGAATGGAAACTAATTTACGTGGGATCTGCTGAGGTTGAGACATATGATCAACTATTGGAGTGTGTTCTTGTGGGACCTGTCAATGTCGGTAACTATCGTTTTGTATTGCAG GCTGACCCTCCAGACCCGTCCAAAATCCCTGAAGAAGATATCATTGGTGTAACTGTACTTCTGTTGACCTGCTCGTATATGGGGCAGGAGTTCATCCGTGTTGGTTACTATGTAAACAATGATTACGATGATGAGCAGCTCAGAGAAGAACCTCCAGCCAAAGTCTTGATCGATAGGGTTCAGAGAAACATCCTATCTGATAAACCCAGGGTTACAAAGTTTCCCATTAATTTCTACCCTGAGACTAATGATAGTGGAGAGGAACCTCCTTCTAACGATCCGGTATCAGCCGAAACCGACGGTGACGAACAACTACCTGCATCTCCTGAACATCCTTCAAATGATCAAAATCCCTAG
- the GRX4 gene encoding glutaredoxin-C1-like — MSTSSLEDPVDRIERLAAENAVVIFSVSTCCMCHAIKRLFCGMGVNPTVYELDEDPRGGDMEKALMRLLGSSSPVPVVFIGGKLVGAMDRVMASHISGTLVPLLKDAGALWL, encoded by the coding sequence ATGTCCACCTCCTCCCTCGAGGATCCCGTCGACCGTATAGAGCGGTTGGCAGCTGAGAACGCTGTCGTCATATTCAGCGTTAGTACATGTTGTATGTGTCACGCTATAAAACGGTTGTTTTGTGGAATGGGAGTGAATCCAACAGTCTACGAACTCGACGAAGATCCAAGAGGAGGGGACATGGAGAAGGCACTCATGAGACTTTTGGGAAGCTCCTCTCCTGTTCCTGTCGTGTTTATCGGTGGGAAACTCGTGGGTGCCATGGATAGAGTCATGGCCTCTCATATTAGTGGAACTCTTGTTCCTCTTCTTAAAGATGCTGGAGCTCTCTGGCTTTGA
- the LOC101214064 gene encoding GRAS family protein RAM1: MINSLCGSIGSRKTTNTTTDQTSSTCTTKQQHHLPHPTSPTDSVSAKTVPISSSDLEQTALTPPSLDFPAPKFDIDGDIEIQSPDNSVWDSLFADQLDCDFMISSPAPSLPSPQNLSFNYYNYNYGQAMMQCSPPRSCSQVGASSSVQKGKGLSPLHKVFNSPSNQYMQAIEGNNNSSNSIQTIGELLEDYQEEGFETYHQNMSKISGIGESLQYYDISTSSLPPIIFEDLALPNSSNIICGSNQEPSTVEREFYNQIGSSNITTASLPQQGDHQEQENPPQLPPPSLPLLPPPKQPQNQLNHSLMAPLPVGSEQEQDSGLQLVHLLLACAEAVAKEDYMLARRYLHHLNRVVTPIGDSMQRVASCFTEALTARLAATLTTSKPSSSIPPFPQNSLEILKIYQIVYQACPYVKFAHFTANQAIFEAFEAEERVHVIDLDILQGYQWPAFMQALAARPGGSPFLRITGVGPSIDAVRETGRCLTELAHSLNVPFEFHAIGEQLESLKPNMFNRRVGEALAVNAVNRLHRVPGKSLGNLLGMIRDQAPNIVTLVEQEASHNGPYFLGRFLEALHYYSAIFDSLDATFPPDSAQRAKVEQYIFAPEIRNIVACEGPERIERHERLEKWRKLMEAKGFKGVALSSNAVTQSKILLGLYSCDGYRLTEDKGCLLLGWQDRALIAASAWRC, translated from the exons ATGATCAACTCTCTCTGTGGAAGCATTGGATCCAGGAAGACTACTAATACTACTACTGATCAAACCTCCTCAACTTGCACCACCAAGCAACAACACCATCTTCCTCATCCTACTTCCCCTACGGATTCTGTTTCCGCTAAAACTGTACCAATATCCTCTTCCGATTTGGAGCAAACCGCCCTCACCCCACCTAGCCTCGACTTCCCTGCTCCGAAATTCGACATCGATGGCGATATCGAGATCCAATCACCTGACAACTCGGTATGGGATTCCTTGTTTGCTGACCAACTAGATTGCGATTTCATGATCTCGTCCCCCGCTCCGAGCTTACCGTCCCCTCAAAACTTGAGTTTCAACTACTATAACTACAATTATGGGCAAGCAATGATGCAATGTTCTCCACCAAGGAGTTGCTCTCAAGTTGGAGCTTCAAGTAGTGTTCAGAAAGGGAAAGGACTTAGTCCACTTCATAAAGTCTTTAATTCACCAAGCAATCAATATATGCAAGCAATTGAGGGAAATAATAATTCTtctaattcaattcaaactaTTGGAGAATTATTGGAAGATTATCAGGAAGAAGGATTTGAAacatatcatcaaaacatGAGCAAGATTTCAGGTATTGGAGAATCATTGCAATATTATGATATATCAACTTCTTCTCTTCCACCTATTATTTTTGAGGATTTGGCTCTTCcaaattcttcaaatattatttgtgGATCAAATCAAGAACCATCAACTGTGGAGAGGGAATTCTATAATCAAATTGGAAGTTCTAATATTACAACTGCCTCATTGCCACAACAAGGAGATCATCAAGAACAAGAGAATCCGCCGCAGCTGCCACCACCGTCGTTACCGCTGCTGCCACCGCCTAAGCAGCCCCAAAATCAGCTCAACCATAGCTTGATGGCTCCTCTTCCAGTTGGATCTGAGCAG gAACAAGATAGTGGACTTCAACTGGTGCACCTCCTTCTTGCATGTGCAGAAGCAGTAGCAAAAGAAGATTACATGTTAGCTAGAAGATATCTTCATCATCTCAATAGAGTTGTAACTCCCATTGGTGATTCCATGCAAAGAGTTGCTTCATGTTTCACTGAAGCTTTAACTGCTCGTCTTGCTGCCACTCTCACAACCTCAAAACCCTCTTCTTCAATCCCTCCATTCCCTCAAAACTCCCTTGAAATCCTCAAGATTTATCAAATTGTTTATCAAGCTTGTCCTTATGTCAAATTTGCTCATTTCACTGCTAATCAAGCCATCTTTGAAGCCTTTGAAGCTGAAGAACGTGTACATGTCATTGATCTTGATATTCTCCAAGGCTACCAATGGCCAGCTTTCATGCAAGCCTTAGCCGCTCGCCCCGGTGGCTCCCCTTTCCTCCGAATCACTGGTGTCGGCCCTTCCATCGACGCCGTTCGAGAGACCGGTCGTTGCTTAACCGAGCTCGCTCATTCTCTCAATGTCCCTTTCGAATTCCATGCAATCGGTGAACAACTTGAATCCCTAAAACCAAACATGTTCAACCGTCGCGTCGGCGAGGCTCTAGCGGTTAACGCTGTGAACCGCCTCCACCGTGTACCCGGAAAGAGCCTTGGGAATTTACTAGGAATGATCCGAGATCAGGCTCCAAATATCGTGACCCTAGTTGAACAAGAAGCAAGCCATAACGGGCCATACTTCTTGGGGAGGTTTCTCGAAGCCTTACATTATTACTCTGCAATTTTCGACTCACTGGACGCAACATTTCCACCGGACTCAGCACAACGGGCGAAGGTggaacaatatatatttgctCCGGAGATAAGAAACATCGTGGCATGTGAAGGACCAGAGAGGATAGAACGACACGAGAGGCTCGAGAAATGGAGGAAGTTAATGGAAGCAAAAGGATTTAAAGGAGTGGCGTTGAGTAGTAATGCAGTGACACAATCAAAAATATTGCTTGGTTTGTATTCATGTGATGGATATAGGTTGACTGAGGACAAAGGATGCTTGTTGTTGGGGTGGCAAGATAGGGCTCTTATTGCAGCTTCTGCATGGAGATGCTGA